A single window of Lepisosteus oculatus isolate fLepOcu1 chromosome 29, fLepOcu1.hap2, whole genome shotgun sequence DNA harbors:
- the LOC107079645 gene encoding nuclear factor interleukin-3-regulated protein-like: MESPFVVPMMGAGDDVMPRDLERQPARPGVGLSLTGSSRRKREFMPDEKKDASYWEKRRKNNEAAKRSREKRRVNDFVLESRLLALGEENVRLRAELLALKLRFGLLSPAAYAAHQPGLLQLRPLPPPPPGVPPLPDGAFWVKRRAERHCGQGKPPPAHPQQYPEHPAFTSQPGSAFTPTRNPLAGGYPYCFDKYPPYPAIGAPPPLAPLHPPAPGPWPGLPLPSRPPASKTASDEEEEEEQQVPAASEGDPRAALPHKLRLKARVPQERAESDGEGGAGAGGRGQRERAVSPRAEAAGRLSESD, encoded by the coding sequence ATGGAGAGCCCCTTCGTCGTGCCCATGATGGGCGCGGGGGACGACGTGATGCCGCGGGACCTCGAGCGGCAGCCGGCGCGGCCCGGCGTGGGGCTCTCGCTGACGGGCTCGTCCCGCCGCAAGCGGGAGTTCATGCCGGACGAGAAGAAGGACGCCAGCTACTGGGAGAAGCGGCGCAAGAACAACGAGGCGGCCAAGCGCTCGCGCGAGAAGCGCCGCGTCAACGACTTCGTGCTGGAGAGCCGGCTGCTGGCGCTGGGCGAGGAGAACGTGCGCCTGCGGGCCGAGCTGCTGGCGCTCAAGCTGCGCTTCGGCCTGCTGAGCCCCGCTGCCTACGCCGCGCACCAGCCCGGCCTGCTGCAGCTGCGCCCGCTGCCGCCCCCCCCGCCCGGCGTGCCCCCGCTGCCCGACGGCGCCTTCTGGGTCAAGAGGCGGGCCGAGCGCCACTGCGGGCAGGGCAAGCCCCCCCCGGCTCACCCCCAGCAGTACCCCGAGCACCCCGCCTTCACCAGCCAGCCCGGCTCCGCCTTCACCCCCACACGCAACCCCCTGGCGGGGGGGTACCCCTACTGCTTCGACAAGTACCCCCCATATCCCGCTATCGGGGCGCCCCCACCCCTAGCCCCGCTGCACCCTCCGGCCCCCGGCCCCTGGCCCGGCCTGCCCCTGCCCAGCCGCCCCCCCGCCTCCAAGACGGCCTccgacgaggaggaggaggaggagcagcaggTGCCCGCGGCCTCGGAGGGGGACCCCAGGGCCGCCCTGCCCCACAAGCTGAGGCTGAAGGCCAGGGTGCCCCAGGAGCGGGCGGAGTCGGACGGGGAGGGGGGCGCGGGCGCCGGCGGGCGGGGGCAGAGGGAGCGGGCAGTCTCTCCCCGCGCCGAGGCCGCGGGCCGGCTGAGCGAGTCGGACTGA